In one window of Ferriphaselus amnicola DNA:
- the alaS gene encoding alanine--tRNA ligase: MKSSEIRQKFLDFFASKGHTIVASSSLVPHDDPTLLFTNAGMNQFKDVFLGFDKRPYTRATSSQKCVRAGGKHNDLENVGYTARHHTFFEMLGNFSFGDYFKREAIQYAWELLTEVYKLPKDKLYVTVYAEDDEAYDIWTKEMGLEAARVIRIGDNKGARYASDNFWMMGDTGPCGPCTEIFYDHGAHIPGGLPGTPEEDGDRYIEIWNNVFMQFNRDEAGVMHPLPKPSVDTGMGLERISAVLQHVHANYEIDLFQALIKAAARETFCSPNNRVGTRTLDELDRDWAVVRENNSLKVIADHIRSCSFLIADGVIPSNEGRGYVLRRIIRRAIRHGYKLGMRSAFLYSIVPDLVQQMGTAYPELAASQQRVMDILQQEEERFFETIGHGMEILIAEIFSNRGNVGGSQKIETLDGETAFKLHDTYGFPLDLTENVCREYEVGVDVAGFNAAMARQKEQARAAGKFKMAANLDYDGPASTFHGYETLEHKGNILALYKDGAAVNELNEGDMGVVVLDDTPFYAESGGQVGDRGELRSVHGIFAVEDTQKIQATVFGHHGVVKTGKLTVGNGVNARVDVAARAATERNHSVTHLMHKTLREVLGGHVQQKGSQVDPDKTRFDFVHTQPVTDAEIRRVEAIVNAEILANAATDASVMGIEAAQKTGAMMLFGEKYGDEVRVLSIGSSKELCGGTHVKRTGDIGLFKILAESGVAAGVRRIEAVTGAGALALVQQQEDQLFQVAAAVKAQPQEVAARVVQILDNVKSLEKELAALKSKLASAQGDELVSQAQDINGVKVLAAKLDGVDVATLRETLDKLKDKLHTAVILLAAVNDGKVSLIAGVTADATAKVKAGELVNFVAQQVGGKGGGRPDMAQAGGTQPEHLAAAIASVQAWVKAKL; the protein is encoded by the coding sequence ATGAAAAGCAGCGAAATCCGCCAGAAATTCTTAGACTTCTTCGCCTCCAAAGGCCACACCATCGTCGCTTCCAGTTCGCTGGTGCCGCACGACGACCCGACCCTGCTGTTCACCAACGCGGGCATGAACCAGTTCAAAGACGTGTTCCTCGGCTTTGACAAGCGCCCCTACACCCGCGCCACCAGTTCGCAGAAATGCGTGCGTGCAGGCGGTAAACACAACGATCTGGAAAACGTCGGCTATACCGCGCGTCACCACACCTTCTTCGAGATGCTGGGCAACTTCAGCTTCGGCGACTACTTCAAGCGCGAAGCCATCCAGTACGCCTGGGAGCTGCTCACCGAGGTCTACAAGCTGCCCAAGGACAAGCTCTACGTCACCGTGTACGCCGAGGACGACGAAGCCTACGACATCTGGACGAAAGAGATGGGCCTCGAAGCTGCCCGCGTGATCCGCATCGGCGACAACAAGGGCGCGCGTTACGCCTCCGACAACTTCTGGATGATGGGCGACACTGGCCCTTGCGGTCCCTGCACCGAGATATTCTACGACCACGGCGCGCATATCCCCGGCGGCCTGCCCGGCACACCGGAAGAGGACGGCGACCGCTACATCGAGATCTGGAACAACGTGTTCATGCAGTTCAACCGCGACGAAGCCGGCGTGATGCACCCGCTGCCCAAGCCTTCGGTGGATACCGGCATGGGCTTGGAGCGTATCTCAGCGGTGTTGCAGCATGTGCATGCCAACTACGAGATCGACCTGTTCCAGGCGCTGATCAAAGCCGCCGCGCGTGAGACATTCTGCTCGCCGAACAACCGAGTAGGCACAAGAACTCTGGATGAGCTTGATAGGGATTGGGCTGTAGTGAGAGAAAACAACTCATTGAAGGTAATTGCCGACCATATCAGATCATGCTCATTTCTCATTGCGGATGGAGTGATTCCTAGCAATGAAGGTCGCGGCTATGTGTTGCGTCGTATTATCCGTCGAGCTATCCGCCATGGATACAAGTTGGGAATGCGTTCTGCTTTCCTCTACTCAATTGTTCCAGATTTGGTTCAGCAGATGGGGACAGCTTATCCAGAATTGGCTGCCTCGCAACAACGAGTAATGGATATTCTTCAGCAGGAAGAAGAGCGTTTCTTCGAAACTATTGGTCATGGAATGGAGATACTGATTGCTGAAATTTTTAGCAATCGGGGCAATGTCGGCGGAAGTCAAAAAATAGAGACATTAGACGGAGAGACCGCTTTTAAGCTGCACGACACCTATGGATTTCCTCTTGACCTGACTGAAAATGTTTGTAGGGAGTATGAGGTTGGAGTGGATGTCGCTGGCTTCAACGCCGCCATGGCGCGCCAAAAAGAACAGGCCCGTGCCGCTGGCAAGTTCAAGATGGCGGCCAACCTCGACTACGACGGCCCGGCCTCTACCTTCCACGGCTACGAGACGCTGGAGCACAAGGGCAACATCCTCGCGTTGTACAAGGACGGCGCGGCGGTGAACGAGTTGAACGAGGGCGACATGGGCGTGGTGGTGCTGGACGACACCCCGTTCTACGCCGAATCCGGCGGTCAGGTCGGCGACCGGGGAGAGTTGCGCAGTGTACACGGCATTTTCGCGGTGGAAGACACGCAGAAGATTCAGGCCACGGTGTTCGGCCATCACGGCGTGGTCAAGACCGGCAAGCTGACGGTCGGCAACGGCGTGAACGCCCGCGTGGACGTAGCGGCGCGCGCCGCGACCGAGCGCAACCACTCCGTGACGCACTTGATGCACAAGACTTTGCGCGAAGTGCTGGGTGGCCATGTGCAGCAGAAGGGTTCGCAGGTCGATCCAGACAAGACCCGCTTCGACTTCGTGCATACCCAGCCAGTGACGGATGCGGAGATTCGCCGCGTGGAAGCCATCGTCAACGCCGAGATATTGGCCAACGCCGCCACCGATGCCAGCGTGATGGGCATCGAAGCGGCGCAGAAGACCGGCGCGATGATGCTATTCGGTGAGAAATACGGCGACGAAGTGCGCGTGCTGTCCATCGGCAGCTCCAAGGAACTGTGCGGCGGTACCCACGTTAAGCGCACCGGCGACATCGGTCTGTTCAAAATTCTGGCCGAAAGCGGCGTGGCGGCAGGCGTGCGGCGTATCGAAGCCGTGACCGGCGCGGGCGCGCTGGCGCTGGTGCAGCAGCAGGAAGACCAGTTGTTCCAAGTTGCTGCTGCGGTGAAGGCGCAGCCTCAAGAAGTCGCCGCTCGCGTTGTCCAGATTCTCGACAACGTGAAGTCGCTGGAAAAGGAACTCGCCGCGCTGAAATCCAAGCTGGCTTCCGCCCAAGGTGACGAGCTGGTTTCACAAGCGCAGGACATCAACGGCGTGAAGGTGCTTGCCGCCAAGTTGGACGGTGTGGATGTCGCCACTTTGCGCGAGACCTTGGATAAGCTCAAGGACAAGTTACACACAGCGGTGATTCTGCTGGCTGCGGTGAACGACGGCAAGGTTAGCCTGATCGCCGGTGTCACCGCCGACGCGACTGCCAAGGTGAAGGCTGGCGAACTGGTCAACTTTGTCGCCCAGCAAGTCGGCGGCAAGGGCGGCGGTCGCCCAGACATGGCGCAGGCTGGGGGCACGCAGCCGGAGCATCTGGCGGCGGCGATCGCCTCAGTTCAGGCTTGGGTCAAAGCCAAACTCTGA
- the secG gene encoding preprotein translocase subunit SecG — protein MESLIWVVHVLTAVVLIGLVLMQHGKGADMGAAFGSGSAGSLFGSTGSANFLSRSTAIAATVFFITSLALTYVYSHQTAQQGVMAKQVVAPVAPKDAGAQSLIPGQVTEVPAAPVPAQPAK, from the coding sequence GTGGAATCTTTGATTTGGGTAGTGCATGTCCTGACTGCAGTCGTGCTAATCGGGTTGGTGTTGATGCAACATGGCAAAGGCGCAGACATGGGCGCTGCGTTCGGTTCGGGTTCGGCAGGTAGCTTGTTCGGCTCGACTGGGTCGGCCAACTTTCTGAGCCGCAGCACAGCGATTGCGGCGACCGTATTCTTCATCACTAGCTTGGCGCTGACCTATGTCTATTCGCATCAGACAGCGCAACAAGGTGTGATGGCCAAGCAAGTCGTCGCTCCGGTTGCTCCGAAAGATGCGGGTGCGCAGAGCTTGATCCCAGGCCAAGTGACCGAGGTTCCAGCTGCTCCAGTTCCGGCGCAGCCAGCGAAGTAA
- the tpiA gene encoding triose-phosphate isomerase — translation MRRKFVAGNWKMHGSMVENAALLNAVIAGMSQLNNVDCAVCVPYPYLAQAQNMLTGSNIMWGAQDVHQLEKGAYTGEVSAEMLKDFGCRYAIVGHSERRAIYGESNLIVAGKFAAAQNAKLVPILCVGETLDDREAGHTESVVAAQLDIVIEMCGVHALRNCVLAYEPVWAIGTGKTASPEQAQAVHAFIRNRVAGHDASVAERLIIQYGGSVKPSNAVELFSMPDIDGGLIGGAALVAEDFLAICRAGN, via the coding sequence ATGCGACGCAAATTCGTGGCCGGAAATTGGAAGATGCATGGTTCTATGGTTGAGAATGCAGCCTTACTCAACGCGGTCATTGCGGGGATGAGTCAACTCAACAATGTGGACTGTGCGGTGTGCGTTCCCTATCCGTATTTGGCACAAGCTCAGAATATGCTGACTGGCTCCAATATCATGTGGGGCGCACAGGATGTGCACCAGTTGGAAAAAGGCGCTTACACCGGCGAAGTCTCTGCTGAGATGCTGAAAGATTTCGGTTGCCGTTATGCCATCGTGGGGCACTCCGAACGTCGTGCTATTTACGGCGAGAGCAATCTGATCGTGGCGGGTAAATTTGCTGCTGCGCAGAATGCTAAGTTGGTTCCTATCCTGTGCGTGGGTGAAACGCTGGATGATCGTGAAGCAGGTCATACCGAAAGCGTCGTAGCTGCTCAGTTGGACATCGTGATCGAAATGTGCGGCGTACACGCTTTGCGCAATTGTGTTCTGGCTTACGAGCCGGTGTGGGCGATCGGTACTGGCAAGACAGCATCGCCAGAGCAGGCGCAGGCCGTGCATGCGTTCATCCGCAATCGCGTGGCTGGGCATGATGCCTCGGTCGCTGAGCGATTGATCATCCAGTATGGTGGTAGTGTGAAGCCGTCGAATGCAGTGGAGTTGTTCTCTATGCCAGATATCGACGGTGGACTGATCGGTGGCGCAGCCTTGGTGGCGGAAGACTTCCTCGCGATCTGTCGCGCAGGAAACTAA
- the grxD gene encoding Grx4 family monothiol glutaredoxin, which yields MDIQETIRQQVTANSVVLYMKGTPQFPQCGFSANAVRILHTLGIKDFLSVDVLRDPEIREGIKTFTNWPTIPQLYIKGEFVGGSDIMSEMYQSGELRQLLNQ from the coding sequence ATGGATATTCAAGAAACGATACGTCAGCAAGTAACAGCCAACTCTGTCGTGCTGTACATGAAAGGCACGCCGCAATTCCCTCAGTGTGGTTTCTCTGCTAACGCCGTGCGCATTTTGCATACCTTGGGCATTAAGGATTTTCTGAGCGTTGATGTATTGCGCGACCCAGAGATACGCGAAGGTATCAAGACGTTTACCAATTGGCCGACCATTCCGCAGCTCTACATCAAGGGTGAGTTCGTTGGCGGCTCAGACATCATGAGCGAGATGTATCAAAGCGGTGAGTTGCGTCAGTTGCTCAACCAATAA
- the prmC gene encoding peptide chain release factor N(5)-glutamine methyltransferase, translating into MRDLRQILSEDVALLVGQLKHERSEARIEVQSLLQAVLQVHRAYLLAHPEHFPNANQQAEYTALLKRRLAGEPIAYLLGEREFFGLTFKVTPATLIPRPDSELLVEQALARIPAGDDRIRVLDLGTGTGAIALSIAHARPGATVTAVDASAAALEVAKENAQRLGTHNVRLLDSDWFSALQGERFDLIVSNPPYIAAADLHLAQGDLRFEPTTALASGADGLDDIRRIVAEAPLHLSRGGCLLLEHGYDQAERVRALLVNAGFSEVYSAHDLGKIERVSGGCWSA; encoded by the coding sequence ATGCGCGACCTTCGGCAGATCCTGTCCGAGGATGTGGCGTTGTTGGTCGGGCAGCTGAAACACGAGCGCTCTGAAGCCAGAATCGAAGTGCAGAGCTTGTTGCAAGCTGTGTTGCAAGTCCATCGAGCCTACCTCTTGGCTCATCCAGAACATTTCCCGAACGCAAATCAGCAGGCTGAATATACCGCCTTGCTTAAACGCCGCTTGGCGGGTGAGCCGATCGCATATCTTCTTGGGGAGCGCGAGTTCTTCGGTCTGACCTTCAAAGTCACGCCTGCGACACTGATCCCAAGACCAGATTCTGAATTGCTGGTGGAGCAGGCGCTGGCGCGGATTCCTGCTGGCGATGATCGCATTCGCGTACTTGATCTTGGTACGGGTACGGGCGCTATCGCGCTTTCAATCGCGCACGCACGACCAGGTGCCACGGTTACTGCCGTCGATGCTTCGGCTGCGGCATTGGAGGTGGCGAAAGAAAACGCACAACGGTTGGGTACGCATAATGTGCGCTTGCTCGATAGCGACTGGTTCTCCGCGCTACAAGGTGAGCGCTTCGACCTGATTGTTTCTAACCCTCCCTATATTGCCGCGGCTGACCTGCATCTTGCCCAAGGCGACTTACGTTTTGAGCCGACAACTGCGTTGGCTTCTGGTGCGGATGGGCTGGATGACATTCGGCGCATTGTAGCGGAAGCGCCGTTGCACTTGAGTCGCGGTGGTTGTTTGCTACTGGAACATGGGTATGATCAAGCCGAACGGGTGAGGGCATTGCTGGTGAACGCCGGTTTTTCCGAGGTGTATTCGGCGCATGATTTGGGGAAAATCGAACGTGTCAGTGGCGGTTGTTGGTCAGCTTGA
- the prfA gene encoding peptide chain release factor 1, with protein MNESIATKLQQLCARLDEVNQLLSSEGATRDMDGFRKLNRERTELEPVVIAYQSYQGCEADIAAAQEMASDLEMREFAAEEEREARARMDALDLELQKLLLPKDPNDERNVFLEVRAGTGGDEAALFAGDLFRMYTRFAERNRWQVEVVSESEGEKGGFKEVIARIVGFGAYSVLKFESGAHRVQRVPATESQGRVHTSACTVAVLPEADEVSDVVLNPADLRIDTFRASGAGGQHINKTDSAVRITHLPTGTVVECQDGRSQHQNKAQALRVLAARIKDKEEREAHSKLAAERKSLVGSGDRSERIRTYNFPQGRVTDHRINLTLYKMDAIMDGDIAELTGALMAEHQAEQLAALAGGH; from the coding sequence ATGAACGAGAGTATCGCAACCAAACTCCAGCAGCTTTGCGCGCGGCTGGATGAGGTGAATCAGCTATTGAGCAGCGAAGGGGCGACCCGCGACATGGACGGCTTTCGCAAGCTGAACCGAGAGCGTACCGAGCTTGAGCCGGTGGTGATCGCTTATCAGTCGTATCAGGGATGCGAGGCTGATATTGCGGCAGCGCAGGAAATGGCGAGCGATCTTGAGATGCGCGAGTTCGCGGCAGAAGAAGAGCGTGAAGCGCGCGCCCGAATGGATGCGCTGGATCTTGAGTTGCAGAAACTGCTGTTGCCCAAAGATCCAAATGATGAGCGCAACGTGTTCCTCGAAGTGCGCGCTGGTACTGGCGGTGACGAGGCGGCCTTGTTTGCGGGTGACCTGTTCCGCATGTACACCCGTTTTGCCGAACGTAATCGCTGGCAGGTCGAAGTGGTGTCGGAGAGCGAGGGCGAGAAGGGCGGCTTCAAGGAAGTCATCGCGCGTATCGTGGGTTTCGGCGCCTACTCCGTGCTGAAGTTCGAGTCCGGCGCTCATCGTGTGCAGCGTGTGCCTGCCACTGAATCGCAGGGGCGCGTCCACACGTCGGCCTGTACTGTGGCCGTGTTGCCCGAGGCGGACGAGGTGAGCGATGTGGTTCTGAATCCCGCTGATCTGCGTATCGACACCTTCCGCGCTTCCGGCGCGGGTGGTCAGCACATCAACAAAACCGACTCTGCGGTGCGCATCACCCACCTTCCCACCGGCACGGTGGTCGAGTGTCAGGATGGGCGTTCGCAGCATCAGAACAAGGCGCAGGCGCTGCGCGTGCTGGCGGCGCGCATCAAGGACAAGGAAGAGCGCGAGGCGCATAGTAAGTTAGCCGCTGAGCGCAAATCGCTGGTGGGCAGTGGCGACCGCTCCGAGCGCATCCGCACCTACAACTTCCCGCAGGGGCGGGTCACCGATCACCGCATCAACCTCACGCTGTACAAGATGGATGCCATCATGGACGGCGACATTGCTGAACTCACCGGCGCGCTGATGGCTGAACATCAGGCGGAGCAACTGGCGGCGCTGGCTGGCGGCCACTAA
- the hemA gene encoding glutamyl-tRNA reductase gives MQLFAFGINHQTAPLSVREQVSFNVNAVEEALRSMVDQGAAKEATILSTCNRTEIYCNTTEPARAIDWMAEFHKLPQREIEPYLYTLPRELAVKHAFRVASGLDSMVLGEPQILGQMKQAVRHAEQAGTLGFVLHKLFHRTFSVAKDVRTQTEIGANLISMAAAAVKLAERIFPSIEGQRVLFIGAGEMIELNAVHFAARNPAHITVANRTLERAQVLARRINGHAITLNELPEQLAQHDIIITCTASQLPILGKGMVERALKQRKHRPLFIVDLAVPRDVEQEVAELRDVFLYTVDDLAEVVKDGQDARQGAVKEAEVIIDSGVADFVNWMDSREVVPTIRALRDHTERHRRHEFDKAQRALAKGEDPIRVIEQMSAALTNKFLHAPTHALNHASAEQRAALLDAVHQLHHLHDPE, from the coding sequence ATGCAACTTTTCGCCTTTGGCATCAACCATCAGACAGCGCCGCTTTCCGTGCGGGAGCAGGTGTCGTTCAATGTGAACGCGGTGGAGGAAGCTTTGCGCAGTATGGTGGATCAAGGCGCGGCGAAGGAAGCGACGATCCTTTCCACTTGCAATCGCACCGAGATCTATTGCAATACCACGGAACCGGCGCGTGCCATCGACTGGATGGCTGAGTTCCATAAGCTGCCACAGCGCGAGATCGAACCTTACCTCTATACCCTGCCGCGGGAGTTGGCGGTGAAGCACGCGTTCCGTGTGGCATCTGGGCTGGATTCGATGGTGTTGGGCGAGCCGCAGATTTTGGGGCAGATGAAGCAAGCGGTGCGTCATGCCGAGCAGGCAGGCACCTTGGGCTTCGTGCTGCACAAGCTGTTCCATCGCACTTTTTCGGTAGCCAAAGATGTGCGTACGCAGACCGAGATCGGTGCGAATCTGATCTCGATGGCGGCGGCGGCGGTCAAGCTGGCCGAGCGCATTTTCCCGTCCATCGAAGGTCAGCGCGTGCTATTCATCGGCGCGGGCGAGATGATCGAGCTGAATGCAGTCCATTTCGCCGCACGCAATCCTGCCCATATCACCGTGGCCAATCGTACGTTGGAGCGCGCCCAAGTGTTGGCGCGGCGCATCAACGGTCACGCCATCACGCTGAACGAGCTGCCTGAACAACTGGCGCAGCATGACATCATCATCACCTGCACTGCCAGCCAGCTGCCGATCCTAGGTAAAGGCATGGTCGAACGCGCGCTCAAGCAGCGCAAGCATCGGCCACTCTTCATCGTCGATTTAGCCGTGCCGCGCGATGTCGAGCAAGAGGTGGCCGAGCTTCGTGATGTGTTCTTGTACACCGTGGATGACTTGGCCGAAGTGGTCAAGGACGGTCAGGATGCACGCCAGGGGGCGGTGAAGGAAGCTGAGGTCATCATCGATTCCGGCGTGGCTGATTTCGTCAACTGGATGGATTCGCGTGAAGTGGTCCCGACTATCCGCGCTTTGCGTGATCACACCGAGCGACATCGCCGCCACGAGTTTGACAAGGCACAGCGTGCGCTGGCCAAGGGCGAAGATCCCATCCGCGTGATCGAACAGATGAGTGCCGCGCTTACCAATAAGTTCCTGCATGCGCCTACGCATGCGCTCAACCACGCTTCTGCCGAACAGCGTGCAGCCTTGCTCGACGCCGTTCACCAGCTTCACCACCTGCACGACCCCGAATGA
- a CDS encoding methyl-accepting chemotaxis protein gives MKLSMIERFSLAGKLRLLEASSVLLFLAMMVAGVLALYSTLQEDRMSVDRLKRTLDVALEIDGMNTAFLLEVKLAKDVWLRGADVASLVKYRSEFIAQQQAFEQHTANTLEGMNQLAVGHHDEWDGFVMMVNSMLDEHRSVSKKYLEQIDAHKNYADSDSRVLGIDRQLLGELVELRDGFGNFSKMKFEQKYEAESDTFYLRLAWIAAWTLLTLFITAILARAINASVRRQIGGDPKEVAEIVREVASGNLAAGLACGAGATGLLADALMMSENLRKTLVDLHASASNLTNSSLSLSSSTTKMKGAVGEQNAAVNTMQQATADLNLCIQNISANSNDARDIAANTEVATERSAQIIGRNVSEMEGIARSVVQGSKDISELSKKIQSINAVVSAIREIADQTNLLALNAAIEAARAGEQGRGFAVVADEVRKLAERTASATQVIQTFSNEIRGGVEQAIKNMNQVANDATSGSLNAKHANNAIREVQQAFRAVAQQVGNISAALVEQSRMSQHLESNINLVAQMSAEFHLEVTHIADTASSFSALAGETIHVVTGFRLGDAQVEEVTLF, from the coding sequence ATGAAACTTTCGATGATCGAACGGTTTTCCCTTGCTGGCAAACTCCGTTTGCTGGAGGCGTCGTCGGTATTGCTATTCTTGGCGATGATGGTCGCGGGCGTGTTGGCGCTCTACAGCACATTGCAGGAGGATCGGATGTCGGTGGATCGACTCAAAAGAACGCTGGACGTGGCGCTGGAAATAGACGGCATGAACACTGCGTTTCTGCTTGAGGTCAAACTGGCCAAGGACGTTTGGCTGCGCGGTGCAGATGTTGCATCACTTGTAAAATATCGCAGCGAATTTATTGCGCAGCAACAAGCTTTCGAGCAGCACACGGCGAATACGCTGGAGGGCATGAATCAGCTGGCCGTTGGTCACCATGATGAGTGGGATGGTTTCGTCATGATGGTTAACAGCATGTTGGATGAGCATCGTTCGGTCAGCAAAAAATACCTTGAGCAGATTGATGCGCACAAGAACTATGCTGACTCAGACTCCCGAGTGCTAGGGATCGATAGGCAATTACTTGGTGAGCTGGTCGAACTGCGTGATGGCTTTGGTAACTTCAGTAAGATGAAATTCGAGCAGAAATATGAGGCGGAGAGCGACACCTTTTACTTGCGGCTGGCTTGGATCGCCGCATGGACGCTGTTGACTTTGTTCATTACGGCTATCTTGGCGAGAGCCATCAACGCATCGGTCAGAAGACAGATCGGTGGCGACCCTAAGGAGGTTGCCGAGATTGTCCGAGAAGTTGCTTCGGGGAACCTTGCGGCGGGTCTGGCTTGCGGTGCGGGTGCTACTGGATTGCTGGCGGATGCGCTGATGATGAGCGAGAACCTACGCAAGACCTTGGTTGACCTACATGCTTCGGCATCGAATCTGACCAACAGCTCGCTTTCTCTATCAAGTTCGACGACCAAAATGAAGGGGGCTGTCGGTGAGCAGAACGCTGCGGTGAATACCATGCAGCAAGCGACTGCCGATTTGAATCTCTGTATTCAGAATATTTCGGCCAATAGTAATGATGCTAGAGATATTGCAGCTAACACTGAAGTGGCCACCGAGCGCAGCGCTCAGATTATTGGGAGGAATGTATCTGAGATGGAGGGCATCGCGAGGTCGGTAGTGCAGGGGTCGAAAGATATTTCTGAACTCAGTAAAAAGATTCAGAGTATCAATGCGGTGGTGAGCGCAATCCGTGAGATTGCCGATCAGACCAACTTATTAGCACTGAATGCAGCCATTGAAGCGGCCAGAGCTGGGGAGCAAGGGCGTGGTTTTGCCGTGGTGGCTGACGAGGTCCGTAAATTGGCGGAGCGTACCGCCTCGGCGACACAGGTCATTCAGACGTTTTCAAATGAAATTCGAGGTGGTGTAGAGCAAGCTATCAAAAATATGAATCAAGTGGCTAACGATGCTACGAGTGGCTCTCTGAATGCGAAACATGCTAATAATGCAATACGTGAGGTGCAGCAGGCATTTCGTGCCGTTGCTCAGCAGGTCGGAAATATTTCTGCCGCACTGGTCGAGCAAAGTCGTATGTCGCAACACTTGGAAAGCAACATTAATCTGGTCGCCCAGATGTCTGCTGAATTTCACTTGGAAGTTACTCATATCGCGGATACGGCTTCTAGTTTTTCCGCGCTAGCGGGAGAGACGATTCATGTGGTCACGGGATTCAGATTGGGAGATGCCCAAGTCGAAGAGGTGACTCTGTTTTAG
- a CDS encoding ANTAR domain-containing response regulator, giving the protein METTILVVEDDRLVLHLLARGLSDAGYQILAADSGEMAMQLCSAQQPDLALLDIHLPGISGIEFAQWLKNTLAVPFLFLSAYDDSATVATAAELGALGYLVKPLDVPQVLPTIRTALQRATEIKQLHQAELNLKTALHTSRNISMAIGLLMQRFGSTSDETFDALRAYCRSNRKRMLDVAEQVVEQRQEVDLAPHLRKSKP; this is encoded by the coding sequence ATGGAAACGACGATTCTAGTGGTTGAGGATGACAGGCTGGTGTTGCATCTGCTGGCTCGAGGCTTGAGTGATGCGGGTTATCAAATTCTGGCTGCCGATTCGGGTGAAATGGCGATGCAGCTTTGCTCTGCCCAGCAGCCGGATTTGGCCTTGCTGGACATTCATCTACCCGGCATTTCCGGCATCGAGTTTGCCCAGTGGCTTAAAAACACATTGGCGGTGCCGTTCCTGTTCCTTTCGGCTTACGATGATTCCGCTACTGTGGCGACAGCTGCCGAACTCGGTGCGCTCGGTTATCTGGTCAAGCCTCTTGATGTGCCGCAGGTGTTGCCCACCATCCGTACTGCACTGCAACGCGCCACAGAGATCAAACAGCTGCATCAGGCCGAACTGAATCTTAAAACGGCATTGCACACCAGTCGCAACATCAGTATGGCAATCGGTTTGTTGATGCAGCGCTTTGGCTCGACCAGTGACGAGACGTTCGATGCTTTGCGAGCCTATTGCCGGAGTAACCGCAAGCGGATGCTCGATGTGGCGGAGCAGGTAGTCGAGCAGCGGCAAGAGGTTGATCTTGCACCTCATCTTAGGAAATCGAAGCCGTAA